Genomic window (Curtobacterium sp. MCLR17_007):
CGCTCACCTTCCACGTCGGCCGGTATCTGCTCATCGCGTCGTCGCGACCGGGGTCGCAACCCTCGAACCTGCAGGGCATCTGGAACACGGACGTCCGCCCCGGGTGGAGTTCGAACCACACGCTGAACATCAACACCGAGATGCTCTACTGGCCGGCGTACCGGACCGGGATCGGCGAGCTCGCAGCGCCCCTGCACGACTTCGTGGCCGACCTTGCGGTCACCGGGCAGCGCACCGCGCGTGACGTCTACGCGGCGGAGGGGTGGACCGCGCACCACAACTCCGACGTCTGGGGGTTCACCGCTCCTGTGCACGGTGGCGGAGAGGGCGACACCGCGTGGTCGAACTTTCCGACCGCGGGCGTCTGGCTCACCCTGCAGGTGCTCGAGGAACTCGACTGGGACCCCACTGCGTGGCAGGACCCGGAACGGCGGGCGGCGCTCTGGACGATCGCCTCCGGCGCGGCCCGCTTCGCGCTGTCGCTGCTCGTCGGGGACGGCGACGGTGCGCTGGTGGTGTCGCCGTCGACGTCGCCGGAGCACCGGTTCGTCACGTCGGACGGCGGTGCGTCGTCGTTCTGTGCGGGGTCCGCGATCGACCAGCAGCTCGTCGCGGACCTGTTCGACCGGCTGCCCACGGTGGCGCCGGGTGACCCCAGCGACGACGAGAGGGCGCTGCTCACCGCGGTCGCCGAGGCGTCGACCGCGCTCCGCCCGGCCGCGGTGGGCGAGGACGGCGCGATCGCCGAGTGGGATGTCCTCCGCGAGCCCGCGGAGCCCGGGCACCGGCACCTGTCGCACCTCTACGGGCTGTTCCCGGGCACCGACTGGTCGCCGGACCGGGACCCGGATCGGTACGCCGCGGCCGCCGCCGCCCTCCGTCAGCGCGTGGACGCGGGCAGTGGGTACACGGGGTGGAGCCAGGGGTGGATCCTCTGCCTCGCCGCTCGCGTGCGCGACCGGGAGCTCGTCGAGCGGTCCCTCGACGTGCTGCAGGCGGACCTGATGTCGGCGTCGCTGCTCGACCTTCACCCGGTGGGCGGGTTCGACGACCGCGTCGTCCTCTTCCAGCAGGACGGCAACGCCGGGGCGGCCGCGGGCATCGCCGAGGCGCTCCTGGCCGGGGCCGGCGACGTGGTCCGGCTCCTGCCGGCGGCGCCGCACCGATGGCGCCGTGGCATGTTCACGGGGCTGCGAACCCGCGGCGGGCACGCCGTGTCGGCCGCATGGGACGACGAGGGGGTGCGCTCAGTGTCGGTGGTCCTCGGGTCGGACGACGAGTTCCGGATGCTGCTCCCCGCGGCGACTGTCGAGCTCACCGCGACGAGCGCGACGACCGCGACGACCGCGACGGCTGCCTTCGTCGCCGGCGCAGGCGACGGGGATCCGTCGCTCCGGTTCTCCGGCCGCGCCGGCGAGCGGGTGGACCTCGTGCGGGGAGGCGCAGCCCGGTGATCATCGACGCGCACCACCACCTGTGGGACCCGGGCGACCGCCCGTACCCGTGGATGGAAGCGTCGGTCGCCGCCATCGCCCGCCCGTTCCGCGACGCCGACCTCCGGGACGCGCTGGCCGGTGCCGTGACTGCAGGCACGACCGTCTCCGGCACCGTCGTCGTGCAGGCCGCCCACGACATCGGCGAGACGCGGTGGCTCCTCGACCGCGAGCCCCCGGTGCTCGGCGTCGTCGGCTGGGTCGACCTGCAGCCCCCCGACGTGGCCGACGTCCTCGACGAGCTCCACGCGACCCCCGGTCGCGTCCCGCTCGTCGGCCTGCGCCACATGGCGCAAAACGAACCCGACCCCGCCTGGCTGGCGCGCCCCGACGTGGTGCGCGGCGTCGGACTGGCCACGCGCGCCGGACTGACTATGGACCTCCTCGTCCGGTCCCGCGAAGCTCGAGCAGCCCTCGCGCTCGTCGACGCGACCCCGGACGGCACCTTCGTCCTCGACCACGCCGCCAAGCCGCGCATCGACGTGTCCGGCCCCGGCGAACCCGGGTTCGCGGACTGGGCCGCCCTGCTCACCGCGTTCGCGGCGCGCCCGAACGTCGTCTGCAAGCTCTCCGGCCTGTTCACCGAGGCCGGCCCCGACTGGGCGCGACGACCCGTCCGCGCGCACGTCGACCGGATCCTCGAGGTGTTCGGTCCCGCGCGGACGCTGTTCGGCAGCGACTGGCCGGTGTCCTCGTTGCGGATGCCCTACGGGGCGGTCGTCGAGCGGACGGTCGCGATGCTCGACGCGCTCTCGCCGACCGAGCGTGCCGACGTGCTCGGCGGGACGGCGCGGCGCGCCTACCGCCTGTGACATCGGACCAATGCGGCACCCGAATGGGTACAGGCCGAGGCTTGCCGGACCGCGAATTGCAAACGTAGGATGAATCAGTCCATGACGATGAGGAGGTCGCATGAAGTTCGCACGCGTCGGTGAAGCCGGCAACGAGGTGCCCGTGGTGTTCGACGACCAGGGGGTCGCCCGTGACCTCCGCGGGGTGACCGACGAGATCGACGGGGCGTTCCTCGCCGCGAACCCGGTCCGGGCCGTCGGCGACGTCGACCGCCTCCCCGTCCTCGAGGGGGCGTCGGACCTCCGGATCGGCCCCCCTGTCGCCCGCCCCGGCAAGGTCGTCTGCGTCGGCCTGAACTACCGCGACCACGCGGCCGAGACCGGCGCGCAGATCCCCACCGAGCCGATCGTCTTCATGAAGGACCCGATGACGGTCGTCGGCCCGCACGACGACGTGCTCGTCCCGCGCCGCAGCGAGAAGACCGACTGGGAGGTCGAGCTCGCGATCGTCATCGGTCGCACGGCCCGCTACTGCGAGTCCCGGGCCGACGCCGCCGCGTGCATCGCCGGGTACACGATCGCCAACGACGTGTCGGAGCGCGAGTTCCAGACCGAGCGCGGCGGCCAGTGGGACAAGGGCAAGTCCTGCGAGACCTTCAACCCGCTCGGTCCCTGGCTCGTGACGGCCGACGAGGTCGCCGACCCGTACGGCGAGCCGGGCGCGATCCGACCGCTCGGCATGCGGCTCACCGTCAACGGCGAGGTCCGGCAGGACGGTTCCACCGCGAACATGATCTTCGAGCCCGCCGACATCGTGCACTACCTGTCGCAGTTCATGGTGCTCTACCCCGGCGACGTCATCGACACCGGCACCCCCGCGGGCGTCGCGCTCGGCGGCGGTGCGCCGTACCTCCGCGCCGGCGACCGCGTCGAGCTGTCCGTCGACGGTCTCGGCACGCAGGCCCAGACGATGGTGGACGCCTGATGACCGCCTCGCACGCCGGCCTGCGCGCCGTCGTCTCCGGCGGTGCCTCCGGCATCGGCGCGGCCATCGCGACGACCCTGCTCGAGCGGGGCGCCACCGTCGCGGTGCTCGACCTCCGGCCGGAGGGCGCACCGGCGGGCGTCACCGCCCTGCCCTGCGACGTCGCATCCGACGCCTCCGTCCGCGCAGCCGTCGAACACGCGGCGGCCGCGCTCGGCGGCATCGACGTCCTCGTCAACAACGCGGGCATCGGCGCGCAGGGCACCGTCGAGGACAACGACGACACCGAGTGGCACCGGGTGCTCGACGTGAACGTGCTCGGTGCGGTGCGCCTCACGCGTGCCGCGCTGCCGCACCTGCGCCGCTCCGCGCACGCCGCGGTCATCAACACCTGCTCGATCGCCGCCACCGCCGGACTCCCCCAGCGCGCGCTCTACAGCGCTTCGAAGGGGGCGGTCGCCGCGCTGACGCGCGCCATGGCCGCCGACCACCTCCGCGAGGGCATCCGTGTCAACGCCGTCAACCCGGGCACCGCCGACACCCCCTGGGTGGGTCGGCTCCTCGCGTCGGCTGCGGACCCCGAGGCGGAACGTGCCGCACTGGAGGCCCGGCAACCGCACGGCAGGCTGGTCTCCGCCGACGAGGTGGCAGAGGCCGTCGCCTACCTCTCCAGCCCGGCAGCCGGCTCCACCACCGGCGTCGACCTGGCGGTCGACGGCGGCATGCAGGCACTCCGCCTCCGACCGACGGAGAACTGACGTGGTCCAGCGACGAGTCCCGAAGGTGCGCGACCTCGCGCCCCTGATGCAGTTCAAGAAGCCCGTGCTCGACGGGCGCCGACGTCGCCTCGACACCGCCCTGACGATCGAGGACCTCCGCGCGATCGCGAAGCGGCGCACCCCGAAAGCCGCGTTCGACTACACGGACGGGTCGGCAGAAGCCGAGATCTCGCTGCGCCGTGCGCGACAGGCGTTCCGTGACGTCGAGTTCCACCCGTCGGTCCTACGGGACGTCAGCGTCGTCGACACCAGCCGCGACGTCCTCGGTGGCCCGTCCGCGCTGCCGTTCGCAATCGCCCCGACCGGGTTCACCAGGATGATGCAGACCGAGGGTGAGCACGCCGGGGCCGCCGCCGCGCACGCGGCGGGCATCCCATTCTCGCTCTCGACCATGGGCACCGCCTCGATCGAGGACGTCGCAGCGGTGAGCCCGACCGGACGGAACTGGTTCCAGCTCTACATGTGGAAGGACCGCGAGCGCTCCATGGCGCTCGTCTCCCGCGCCGCCGCAGCCGGGTTCGACACGCTCCTCGTGACGGTGGACGTCCCGGTGGCCGGTGCCCGGCTGCGCGACAAGCGCAACGGCATGACCATCCCGCCGTCGCTCACCCCGCGCACCGTCATCGACGCGATCCCGCGGCCGTGGTGGTGGTTCGACTTTCTGACGACGGAACCCCTGGCGTTCGCGTCGCTTGACCGTTGGTCCGGCACCGTTGCCGAGCTGCTCGACACAATGTTCGACCCGACCGTCACGTTCGAGGACTTCGCCTGGATCCGCGACCAGTGGCCCGGGAAGATCGTCGCGAAGGGCGTGCAGAACGTCGACGACGCACGACGGCTGACCGAACTCGGCGTCGACGGCATCGTGCTCTCGAACCACGGCGGACGGCAGCTCGACCGCGCACCTATCCCGTTCCACCTGCTCCCCGAGGTCGTCCGCGAGGTCGGCTCAGACACCGAGGTCCTGCTCGACACCGGGATCATGAGCGGCGCCGACGTCGTCGCGGCCGTCGCCCTCGGGGCACGCTCGACCCTCGTCGGACGCGCCTACCTGTACGGCCTGATGGCCGGCGGACGGCAGGGGGTCGACCGCGCGATCACGATCCTCGGCGACGAGGTCCGCCGGACCATGCGGCTGCTCGGCGTCACCTCCCTCGACGAACTCACGCCGGACCACGTCACGCAGCTGGAACGACTCCGCCCCGTGCGACGGCCGTCCGGTGGCAGGATCTGACGCATGGCGTCCCTCACCGACGATGCGATCGCCCGCATCCAGCAGATGATCGTCACCGGCGAAC
Coding sequences:
- a CDS encoding fumarylacetoacetate hydrolase family protein; this encodes MKFARVGEAGNEVPVVFDDQGVARDLRGVTDEIDGAFLAANPVRAVGDVDRLPVLEGASDLRIGPPVARPGKVVCVGLNYRDHAAETGAQIPTEPIVFMKDPMTVVGPHDDVLVPRRSEKTDWEVELAIVIGRTARYCESRADAAACIAGYTIANDVSEREFQTERGGQWDKGKSCETFNPLGPWLVTADEVADPYGEPGAIRPLGMRLTVNGEVRQDGSTANMIFEPADIVHYLSQFMVLYPGDVIDTGTPAGVALGGGAPYLRAGDRVELSVDGLGTQAQTMVDA
- a CDS encoding SDR family oxidoreductase, translating into MTASHAGLRAVVSGGASGIGAAIATTLLERGATVAVLDLRPEGAPAGVTALPCDVASDASVRAAVEHAAAALGGIDVLVNNAGIGAQGTVEDNDDTEWHRVLDVNVLGAVRLTRAALPHLRRSAHAAVINTCSIAATAGLPQRALYSASKGAVAALTRAMAADHLREGIRVNAVNPGTADTPWVGRLLASAADPEAERAALEARQPHGRLVSADEVAEAVAYLSSPAAGSTTGVDLAVDGGMQALRLRPTEN
- a CDS encoding amidohydrolase family protein; translation: MIIDAHHHLWDPGDRPYPWMEASVAAIARPFRDADLRDALAGAVTAGTTVSGTVVVQAAHDIGETRWLLDREPPVLGVVGWVDLQPPDVADVLDELHATPGRVPLVGLRHMAQNEPDPAWLARPDVVRGVGLATRAGLTMDLLVRSREARAALALVDATPDGTFVLDHAAKPRIDVSGPGEPGFADWAALLTAFAARPNVVCKLSGLFTEAGPDWARRPVRAHVDRILEVFGPARTLFGSDWPVSSLRMPYGAVVERTVAMLDALSPTERADVLGGTARRAYRL
- a CDS encoding glycoside hydrolase N-terminal domain-containing protein, whose amino-acid sequence is MRAAIDLNRPAKDFSEAFLLGNGSLGAAVRGRAGHERIDLNRDTLWSGGPGATPSTPSDPAAAVAALRDAIRDERWADAEAAGTALQSDRWTQSYQPVGHLAWHWTDEVADDGYRRTLDLAGAVATATVGGAPDAARTSVFVSRPADVVVAEAVTTAYGAGPDFVSPHPVDELGDAVPPTAGPVPDGLTLRTWGGRAPADVVPQYVDDHPAPVRYADDAPDADGLVDLGTGFAVAVGQQRTGTDTVRLVIAVVDGFRGRTERPSADLDALRAEAVSRVVAAARRSTDELRGEHVAEHRSWFDRATLELGDGGGDAYDTAAARDALTFHVGRYLLIASSRPGSQPSNLQGIWNTDVRPGWSSNHTLNINTEMLYWPAYRTGIGELAAPLHDFVADLAVTGQRTARDVYAAEGWTAHHNSDVWGFTAPVHGGGEGDTAWSNFPTAGVWLTLQVLEELDWDPTAWQDPERRAALWTIASGAARFALSLLVGDGDGALVVSPSTSPEHRFVTSDGGASSFCAGSAIDQQLVADLFDRLPTVAPGDPSDDERALLTAVAEASTALRPAAVGEDGAIAEWDVLREPAEPGHRHLSHLYGLFPGTDWSPDRDPDRYAAAAAALRQRVDAGSGYTGWSQGWILCLAARVRDRELVERSLDVLQADLMSASLLDLHPVGGFDDRVVLFQQDGNAGAAAGIAEALLAGAGDVVRLLPAAPHRWRRGMFTGLRTRGGHAVSAAWDDEGVRSVSVVLGSDDEFRMLLPAATVELTATSATTATTATAAFVAGAGDGDPSLRFSGRAGERVDLVRGGAAR
- a CDS encoding alpha-hydroxy acid oxidase codes for the protein MQFKKPVLDGRRRRLDTALTIEDLRAIAKRRTPKAAFDYTDGSAEAEISLRRARQAFRDVEFHPSVLRDVSVVDTSRDVLGGPSALPFAIAPTGFTRMMQTEGEHAGAAAAHAAGIPFSLSTMGTASIEDVAAVSPTGRNWFQLYMWKDRERSMALVSRAAAAGFDTLLVTVDVPVAGARLRDKRNGMTIPPSLTPRTVIDAIPRPWWWFDFLTTEPLAFASLDRWSGTVAELLDTMFDPTVTFEDFAWIRDQWPGKIVAKGVQNVDDARRLTELGVDGIVLSNHGGRQLDRAPIPFHLLPEVVREVGSDTEVLLDTGIMSGADVVAAVALGARSTLVGRAYLYGLMAGGRQGVDRAITILGDEVRRTMRLLGVTSLDELTPDHVTQLERLRPVRRPSGGRI